The window AGCCCGTACTATTATATGGATGACACGGTTATTAATTTTGACTCTATACGAAAAGAATTTGGAAACGAAGATGATCCTATTTTTGCAGATATGCAATTTATCGATCCCCTGCGGAATGGGAATCACCGCTTACAGGAATTGGGATTAGTAGAAAATGCAAACAATAACGGTTATGCGATGGGAGATGTTTTTTGTTTAACCGACAAGGCAGTCGATATGCTGTTAAAGGAAATAATTGTTAAAAAGCCCGGAAATAATCAAAACATGATTTTGTGCAATGATATACCGGAAAAGACATTGTATTATAATGCAGACCAGAACGATAAGGTACAAAACCTTATTGATCTGCTGCTTCCGCTTAATTTCAAGGGAGTAGAGAAACGCCTTAAAGAAAAAGGTATGCGGAATGGCTTCGCCTGCCTCTTTTCCGGGCTGCCGGGAACTGGAAAAACAGAAACGGTCTATCAAATAGCCAAAAAAACCGGCCGCGATATTTTACAGGTTGACATTTCAGAAATAAAAAGCAAGTGGGTTGGTGAAAGTGAGAAACAAATTAAAAAGATTTTTACCGATTACAAAAAACAGTTAGAATCTGTGGATACAGCGCCTATCCTGCTTTTTAACGAAGCTGATGCTATTATCGGCCAGCGTATGAATTTTAACGGGAATAGCCATGCCGTTGATCAGATGGAGAATACTATCCAGAATATTATTTTACAGGAACTGGAAGATCTTTCCGGGATATTGATAGCCACCACCAATCTGACCAAAAACATGGACAAGGCTTTTGAGAGGCGTTTCCTCTATAAAATTGAATTTGAAAAACCGGAACTGGAAGCAAAAAAATCAATCTGGCAGTCTATGATACCGGAATTATCCGAAAATGATGCCGCACTCCTAGCAATTCGTTTTGATTTTTCCGGCGGTCAAATAGAGAATATTGCCCGGAAACGCACGGTGGATGAAATTTTAACCGGGGCGGCTCCTTCTATTGAACAACTACTGGCTTATTGCCGTGATGAAGTTGTGGTTACGGATACGGTTC of the Treponema primitia ZAS-1 genome contains:
- a CDS encoding ATP-binding protein, with the translated sequence MENKELNEMTLLDSIGQILEFSKDSGLSKTFFEAAKDHLNFVSNELHITPIQAALFAHIFDSSIAGSQYMGDHLFIESLKCTKVQYLEYLNDIDELVNINYVTQIIQHDVSPTYRIPREIIFALRKGKVIKPENYINISIGKLFSVLKKTFLRRYNDALVYDEFMALLSFLLDNNQHLEFVKLIKGYNLLLADAALLLYFCHKHVASPYYYMDDTVINFDSIRKEFGNEDDPIFADMQFIDPLRNGNHRLQELGLVENANNNGYAMGDVFCLTDKAVDMLLKEIIVKKPGNNQNMILCNDIPEKTLYYNADQNDKVQNLIDLLLPLNFKGVEKRLKEKGMRNGFACLFSGLPGTGKTETVYQIAKKTGRDILQVDISEIKSKWVGESEKQIKKIFTDYKKQLESVDTAPILLFNEADAIIGQRMNFNGNSHAVDQMENTIQNIILQELEDLSGILIATTNLTKNMDKAFERRFLYKIEFEKPELEAKKSIWQSMIPELSENDAALLAIRFDFSGGQIENIARKRTVDEILTGAAPSIEQLLAYCRDEVVVTDTVQRIGFAA